GGCGAATTTGCTGCTCGGTGGGTAGGGGGATCTGTTTCATTTTGGCTTTCATGATGAGGGCAGCACCAACTGCTGGTTGATAGTGAAAAATTGGCGATATGTAAGCCAGACCGTTGCCAGACCGGTAAAAGCAGCCGCGCCAATGAGCATGTACATGACAATGATCTGCAACTGTACTGCCTCCAGCGGGGCGGCTCCGGCCAGAATCATGCCGGTCATAGCGCCGGGCAGTGAAATCAGGCCTACCGTTTTGGTACCATCTACCATGGGCGTCATGCCGGCATGGAGGGCTGTGCGCAGGTAGGGATGGGCTGCTTTGCGCCCGGTTGCCCCCAGAGCCAACGCTGCTTCAATTTCCGGGGCACGGCCGTTGATTTCATCCCGCACCCGTCCCATCACCAACGAACAGACATTCATCGAATTTCCAATCACCATGCCGGCAATGGGGATAATCTGCTGGGCTGTAAACTCAAAAACGCCCAACCCCACCAGCAGCCCCAGGGTCAGCGCCGCGCCAAAGCCGATAGACAACAAGGCCACCCGGCCCGAATGAGGCACTCCCTGGCCGCGCTTTCCGGCCGTATACCCGGCAATCAACGTCATCACCGCCAAAAGAGAGAGAATGGCGGGCGGACTGTCGATGGCAAAAATCAGGGTAAGGGCATAACCGATGGCAATTAGCTGGACAAAAGCCCGGACAGATGCTATCAATATATCCCTTTCCAAATCCAGTTTTTGCCATCGGGAAATAATCGCCGCAATTAACACCAGGGCCAGTGCCGCCAGTATGCGGGAAAGTTGATCGAGGGGGAT
This window of the Chloroflexota bacterium genome carries:
- the fetB gene encoding iron export ABC transporter permease subunit FetB, producing the protein MLENIPLDQLSRILAALALVLIAAIISRWQKLDLERDILIASVRAFVQLIAIGYALTLIFAIDSPPAILSLLAVMTLIAGYTAGKRGQGVPHSGRVALLSIGFGAALTLGLLVGLGVFEFTAQQIIPIAGMVIGNSMNVCSLVMGRVRDEINGRAPEIEAALALGATGRKAAHPYLRTALHAGMTPMVDGTKTVGLISLPGAMTGMILAGAAPLEAVQLQIIVMYMLIGAAAFTGLATVWLTYRQFFTINQQLVLPSS